The DNA window GCATGGCGCGGAATATATGCGCACGAAGAAGGGGAGCCCGCGGGGGCTCCCCTTCTTCACGACGACGAGTCGATCAAGCGCGCGGTCGGACGCTGTCAGACGGCGGCGACGCCGCGCGGCGCGCGCTGCACCTTGCCCGCGTTCAGGCAGGACGTGCAGACCTTGACCTTGATGATCTTGCCCTCGGACGCGATGCGGGCGACCTGGAGGTTCGGCTTCCAGGTGCGGCGCGTCTTGTTGTTCGCGTGCGAGACGTTGTTGCCGAACGCGACACCCTTGTTGCAGGTGTAGCAGCGGCTGCGGTTGATGGCCATGTGTCGGTTCCTCAGCTCACGAACTCGATGCGCGCCATCTCCGCCCCGTCGCCCCGGCGGTGGCCGGTCTTCAGGATGCGGGTGTAGCCGCCCGGTCGCGTGGCGAACTTCGGGCCCCACTCGCGGAACAGCTTGTCCGCGGCGTCGCGCTTCTGCACGTGACGGCCGGCCAGGCGGCGCGCGTGCAGCGTGCCGTTCTTCGCCTTGGTCACGAGCTTCTCGACGAAGGGACGGAGCTCCTTCGCCTTCGCCTCGGTGGTCTCGATCGCGCCCTGCTCGATGAGCGAGGTCGCGAGGTTGCGGAGCAGCGCGAGGCGCTGCTCGCTGGTGCGGCGCAGCTGCCGCCCGGCCTTACGGTGACGCATTGTCTACTCCTCGTCGTCGTCTTCCGGCGCGTTCGCGGCCGCCCGGCTCGGCGCGGTTCCCCAATCGGTGATCCGCACGCCGTCGCCGGCTTCCTCGTAGCGCATGCCAAAGTTCAGTCCCTCGCGCTCGAGGAGATCGGCGATCTCCTGGAGGGACTTCTTGCCGAAGTTCTTGACCTGGAGGATCTGGCTCTCCGTCTGCCGGACCAGGTCGCCGAGCGTACGGATGTTCGAGTTCTTGAGCGAGTTGACGCTCCGCACCGAGAGCTCGAGGTCGTCGATGGGCGTGCGCAGCAGGTCGGCCATCCGGCGCGCGTCGCCGCCCGAGGCGTCCCCACCCGCGGCCACCGCGGCCGCCGCGTGCGAGCCGAAGCCCGCGAAGTACTGGAAGTGCGTCTGCGCCAGCGCGGCGGCGTAGCTGACCGCCTCCTCCGGCGTGATCGTGCCGTTCGTCTCGACCGTCAGCGTC is part of the Roseisolibacter agri genome and encodes:
- the rpmB gene encoding 50S ribosomal protein L28, with the translated sequence MAINRSRCYTCNKGVAFGNNVSHANNKTRRTWKPNLQVARIASEGKIIKVKVCTSCLNAGKVQRAPRGVAAV
- the rplQ gene encoding 50S ribosomal protein L17 — protein: MRHRKAGRQLRRTSEQRLALLRNLATSLIEQGAIETTEAKAKELRPFVEKLVTKAKNGTLHARRLAGRHVQKRDAADKLFREWGPKFATRPGGYTRILKTGHRRGDGAEMARIEFVS